A part of Chitinimonas koreensis genomic DNA contains:
- a CDS encoding MmcQ/YjbR family DNA-binding protein has translation MDYAEIEAFCLALPGATADVKWQVDRVFSVGGKMFCVFCLDRSVSTGVSLKADPARFLELTDQPGIAPAPYLARHHWVRLEHPGVVADETFAALLTDSYRLVRAKLPKKLRDSLPAQP, from the coding sequence ATGGACTACGCCGAGATCGAAGCCTTCTGCCTGGCCCTGCCCGGGGCGACGGCCGACGTGAAATGGCAGGTCGACCGGGTGTTCTCGGTCGGCGGCAAGATGTTCTGCGTGTTCTGCCTCGACCGCTCGGTCTCCACCGGCGTCTCGCTCAAGGCCGATCCGGCCCGCTTCCTTGAACTGACCGACCAGCCCGGCATTGCGCCGGCGCCCTATCTCGCACGCCACCACTGGGTGCGGCTCGAACATCCCGGCGTGGTCGCGGACGAAACCTTCGCCGCGCTGCTGACCGACTCCTACCGATTGGTGCGCGCCAAGCTGCCGAAGAAGCTGCGCGACAGCCTGCCCGCCCAACCCTGA
- a CDS encoding penicillin-binding transpeptidase domain-containing protein, with protein MTPLQLAEGYSVFANTGYRVRSYLIDRIENDQGKVLARTQPEVAGENAPRTLDARNAFIMTSMMQDVTRYGTAAKANVLNRTDLAGKTGTTNDTHDAWFAGFQPSLVSVVWLGFDQPRSLGGAETGGNAALPIWINYMATALKGVPNKQYAVPDGVISQTIETSRGPRAEYFYAEFPDTNPELALDNGAGAANQPIDESVKDLLF; from the coding sequence GTGACTCCGCTACAACTGGCCGAGGGCTATTCGGTCTTCGCCAATACCGGCTATCGAGTGCGCTCCTATCTGATCGACCGGATCGAGAACGATCAGGGCAAGGTACTGGCCCGCACCCAGCCTGAAGTTGCCGGGGAGAACGCGCCGCGGACGCTAGATGCGCGCAACGCCTTCATCATGACCAGCATGATGCAGGACGTGACCCGTTACGGAACGGCCGCCAAGGCCAATGTACTCAATCGCACCGATCTCGCCGGCAAGACCGGCACGACCAACGATACGCACGATGCCTGGTTTGCAGGCTTCCAGCCTTCGCTGGTTTCAGTCGTCTGGCTCGGGTTCGATCAGCCGCGATCGCTGGGCGGCGCCGAAACCGGCGGCAACGCTGCACTGCCGATCTGGATCAACTATATGGCGACAGCACTGAAAGGCGTGCCGAACAAGCAGTACGCGGTGCCCGATGGTGTCATCAGCCAGACCATCGAGACCAGCCGAGGTCCAAGAGCGGAATATTTCTACGCCGAATTCCCGGACACCAATCCTGAGCTCGCGCTGGACAATGGTGCAGGCGCGGCCAATCAGCCCATCGATGAAAGTGTGAAGGATTTGCTGTTCTAA
- a CDS encoding type 4a pilus biogenesis protein PilO, with the protein MAMTLDELRRLDPKDIANWPGPAQLIFLAILIVAIVVLGYFGVLAGQSEVLDQGRAREEELKQAFLDKKVKAVNLDAYRQQLAEIQESFGALLKQLPSKAEMETLITEINQAGVGRGLQFELFRPTPTEVRTTEFAERPIDIKLTGSYHDLAAFASDVAQLSRIVTIDEIQLTAPAPTQVKEAAAGALTLQAVAKTYRALDAEEAIAVRKAEADAKKKK; encoded by the coding sequence ATGGCCATGACACTAGATGAACTGCGCCGGCTGGATCCGAAGGACATCGCGAACTGGCCCGGACCTGCGCAACTGATCTTTCTTGCGATCCTGATCGTGGCGATCGTGGTGCTCGGTTATTTCGGCGTCCTGGCCGGCCAGAGCGAAGTGCTCGACCAAGGCCGTGCGCGCGAGGAAGAGCTCAAGCAGGCGTTCCTGGACAAGAAGGTCAAGGCGGTCAACCTGGATGCCTATCGGCAGCAGCTCGCCGAAATCCAGGAATCGTTCGGCGCGCTGCTCAAGCAGCTGCCGAGCAAGGCCGAGATGGAAACGCTGATCACCGAGATCAACCAGGCCGGCGTCGGCCGGGGGCTGCAATTCGAACTGTTCCGCCCGACACCCACCGAGGTGAGGACGACCGAATTCGCCGAGCGTCCGATCGATATCAAGCTGACCGGTAGCTACCATGACCTGGCGGCGTTCGCCAGCGACGTGGCCCAGTTGTCGCGGATCGTCACGATCGACGAGATCCAGCTGACGGCCCCGGCACCTACCCAGGTGAAGGAAGCGGCAGCCGGCGCCCTGACCCTGCAGGCAGTCGCGAAGACTTATCGGGCGCTGGATGCGGAGGAAGCCATCGCAGTGCGTAAGGCCGAGGCCGACGCCAAGAAGAAAAAGTAA
- a CDS encoding THUMP domain-containing class I SAM-dependent RNA methyltransferase, producing the protein MKQRFHFFATCPRGLEAVLSDELQQLGAEEVAATDGGVAFRGDWALMMTANLHSRIASRILWSLLEKPYRSEDDIYRAARALDWPELFSVERTIKVAVTGIGCKLRSLDFVALKVKDAICDAFRAAVDARPSVDTVAPDMRIHVFLTEKMLTLYLDTSGDALFKRGYRRETGEAPLRENLAAGILRLTGWQPGEPLLDPMCGSGTFLIEAALIARGIAPGGKRSFAFERYPQFDADAWARVKEAALAKERPVESISIYGSDDNAAMLSICRTNLAAAGVADCVELSRADALERSAPAEQGVLVCNPPYGIRLEEQESLAVLYPLLGHALKQRFAGWRAYYFTGDLRLAKLIRLAASKRTVLFNGGLECRLFEYRMVAGSNRKPA; encoded by the coding sequence ATGAAACAGCGTTTCCACTTTTTCGCCACCTGCCCGCGCGGCCTCGAAGCCGTCCTGTCCGACGAACTGCAGCAGCTGGGGGCGGAAGAGGTCGCGGCGACCGATGGCGGCGTCGCCTTCCGCGGCGACTGGGCGCTGATGATGACGGCCAACCTGCACAGCCGCATCGCCAGCCGCATCCTGTGGAGCCTGCTGGAAAAGCCCTATCGCAGCGAGGACGACATCTACCGCGCGGCGCGCGCGCTCGACTGGCCCGAGCTGTTCTCGGTCGAGCGCACCATCAAGGTGGCTGTCACCGGGATCGGCTGCAAGCTGCGCAGCCTCGATTTCGTCGCGCTCAAGGTCAAGGACGCGATCTGCGATGCCTTCCGTGCCGCTGTCGATGCTCGGCCGAGCGTGGACACGGTGGCGCCGGACATGCGCATCCACGTCTTCCTGACCGAGAAGATGCTGACCCTTTATCTCGATACCAGCGGCGACGCACTGTTCAAGCGCGGCTACCGGCGCGAGACCGGCGAGGCGCCGCTGCGCGAGAACTTGGCCGCCGGCATCCTGCGCCTGACCGGCTGGCAGCCCGGCGAGCCTTTGCTCGATCCGATGTGTGGCAGCGGCACCTTCCTGATCGAGGCGGCGCTGATTGCGCGCGGCATCGCACCGGGCGGCAAGCGTTCGTTCGCCTTCGAGCGCTATCCGCAGTTCGATGCGGATGCCTGGGCGCGGGTGAAGGAGGCGGCGCTGGCCAAGGAGCGTCCGGTCGAATCCATATCTATATATGGCAGCGACGACAATGCGGCGATGCTGAGCATCTGCCGTACCAACCTGGCGGCGGCCGGCGTGGCCGATTGCGTCGAGCTGAGCCGGGCCGATGCGCTCGAGCGCAGCGCGCCGGCCGAGCAGGGCGTGCTGGTCTGCAACCCGCCCTACGGCATCCGGCTCGAAGAACAGGAAAGCCTGGCGGTGCTCTACCCGCTGCTGGGCCACGCGCTCAAGCAGCGCTTCGCCGGCTGGCGCGCCTACTACTTCACCGGCGACCTGCGGCTGGCCAAGCTGATCCGGCTGGCGGCCAGCAAACGTACGGTGCTGTTCAACGGCGGGCTCGAGTGCCGGCTGTTCGAGTACCGGATGGTGGCGGGATCGAACCGAAAGCCGGCCTGA
- a CDS encoding ATP-binding protein, with the protein MFQFRKLEMRNWDFWQSIEIPLDAQIVTIVGPNGSGKTTLLDALRTLLCLRCSGRRDYKRYVRNSTEPVAWLRGVVDNPRREGGGLFPYPFFPITADKVTLFCRVKKQGGDWARHYAIAEGEIELEAGTEEQLRWLGVNDYKLALEQAGLTRAIAEVLALEQGDTDKLCEYSPKALLDLVFQVFGDKQVLDNYQQAKTEQREAEAELVELENSLAGLGNKVEQMRGRANRYLEWQELQQEVQHLESTVLPALRYLDAWESLQGYRSQYTGVRRALRARQDELAAADAEYYRLHGATEAAVQAEQTADARYKALWEPFERVKADARDADKVLGQRDKLKALAEAESGADSIELADKVGRLRAGKGELDARIKAAKDERQQLSELQFALQGGRPPAEPFVRQMRAALDEAGIAHQLLTEIVEVRDNSWQEAVEALLAPYRHIILLNREADRADAFRIGQRLQYRHFIVPEREAAPRAVPGSVLEVVDFRADAPGWLTRQLNNVQRVKSVEAGAGVQGDWITRDGYHKERRGARFIGVNPRDHAYGEAARLSRLEEVTRRLRDLNQQILDSESESVEQGRRIASLQLQLAGMDAVQQLAARRDEFEAAEQVLPELQAQAQRLGGELAEQQAALDTARKTAMDGRLALQKVEIARDGLARQVRELMSQVEARQAEQARQIEDARELRAALESQGVVATVLPELKQEWGSIQAVRHEAERQRQRIEHGDWERDASVLELRDKIQQDYDALAGETAARAREVARARELTEDARGAYIAKLRATVRSYGQNVKRLGELSGIHVEVDMPHLDNDDAVLANAGLVARFDFDQKGMMGLNDGEASGGQQVMKSLILLIGLMMDESNPSGFVFIDEPFAHLDVLNIDKVGAFLKATQAQYLITTPLTHNLNAFAPSELTLCTYKKRPSERWAPIITQTRRRTDASRPR; encoded by the coding sequence ATGTTCCAATTCCGTAAGCTCGAGATGCGCAACTGGGATTTCTGGCAAAGCATCGAAATCCCGCTCGACGCGCAGATCGTCACCATCGTCGGCCCCAACGGCTCGGGCAAGACCACCTTGCTCGACGCGCTGCGCACGCTGCTGTGCCTGCGCTGCTCGGGCCGGCGCGACTACAAGCGCTACGTGCGCAACAGCACCGAGCCGGTCGCCTGGCTGCGCGGCGTGGTCGACAACCCGCGCCGCGAGGGCGGCGGCCTGTTCCCCTATCCTTTCTTCCCGATCACCGCCGACAAGGTCACGCTGTTCTGCCGCGTGAAGAAGCAGGGCGGCGATTGGGCGCGCCACTACGCGATCGCCGAGGGCGAGATCGAGCTCGAGGCCGGCACCGAGGAGCAGCTGCGCTGGCTCGGCGTCAACGACTACAAGCTGGCACTGGAGCAGGCCGGCCTGACCCGCGCGATCGCCGAGGTGCTGGCGCTCGAGCAGGGCGATACCGACAAGCTGTGCGAATACAGCCCCAAGGCGCTGCTCGACCTGGTGTTCCAGGTGTTCGGCGACAAGCAGGTGCTCGACAACTACCAGCAGGCCAAGACCGAGCAGCGCGAAGCCGAGGCCGAGCTGGTCGAGCTGGAGAACAGCCTGGCTGGCCTGGGCAACAAGGTCGAGCAGATGCGCGGCCGCGCCAACCGCTACCTCGAATGGCAGGAGCTGCAGCAGGAAGTGCAGCACCTCGAAAGCACGGTGCTGCCGGCGCTGCGCTATCTCGACGCCTGGGAATCGCTGCAGGGCTATCGCAGCCAGTACACCGGCGTGCGCCGCGCGCTGCGGGCGCGCCAGGACGAGCTGGCTGCCGCCGATGCCGAGTACTACCGGCTGCACGGCGCCACCGAGGCCGCGGTGCAGGCCGAGCAGACCGCCGATGCGCGCTACAAGGCGCTGTGGGAGCCATTCGAGCGGGTCAAGGCCGATGCGCGCGATGCCGACAAGGTGCTGGGCCAGCGCGACAAGCTCAAGGCTTTGGCCGAAGCCGAGTCGGGCGCCGACTCGATCGAGCTGGCCGACAAGGTCGGCCGGCTGCGCGCGGGCAAGGGTGAGCTCGACGCGCGCATCAAGGCCGCCAAGGACGAGCGCCAGCAGCTGTCCGAACTGCAGTTCGCGCTGCAGGGCGGTCGCCCGCCGGCCGAGCCCTTCGTGCGCCAGATGCGCGCCGCGCTCGACGAGGCCGGCATCGCCCACCAGTTGCTGACCGAGATCGTCGAAGTCCGCGACAACAGCTGGCAGGAAGCGGTCGAGGCGCTGCTGGCGCCGTATCGCCACATCATCCTGCTCAACCGCGAGGCCGACCGCGCCGACGCATTCCGCATCGGCCAGCGGCTGCAATATCGCCACTTCATCGTGCCCGAGCGCGAAGCCGCGCCGCGCGCGGTGCCGGGCTCGGTGCTCGAGGTGGTCGACTTCCGCGCCGACGCGCCGGGCTGGCTCACCCGCCAGCTCAACAACGTGCAACGGGTTAAGTCGGTCGAGGCCGGCGCCGGCGTGCAGGGCGACTGGATCACCCGCGACGGCTATCACAAGGAACGCCGCGGCGCGCGCTTCATCGGCGTCAACCCGCGCGACCATGCCTACGGCGAAGCGGCCCGGCTGTCGCGGCTGGAAGAGGTGACGCGCCGGCTGCGCGACCTGAACCAGCAGATCCTCGACAGCGAAAGCGAGTCGGTCGAGCAGGGCCGCCGCATCGCCAGCCTGCAGTTGCAGCTGGCCGGCATGGATGCGGTGCAGCAGCTGGCCGCGCGGCGCGACGAATTCGAGGCGGCCGAGCAGGTGCTGCCCGAGTTGCAGGCGCAGGCGCAGCGGCTCGGCGGCGAGCTGGCCGAACAGCAGGCCGCGCTCGACACGGCGCGCAAGACGGCGATGGATGGCCGGCTGGCCTTGCAGAAGGTAGAGATCGCCCGCGACGGCCTGGCTCGCCAGGTGCGCGAGCTGATGAGCCAGGTCGAGGCGCGCCAGGCCGAGCAGGCACGCCAGATCGAAGACGCGCGCGAGCTGCGCGCCGCCCTCGAATCGCAGGGCGTGGTCGCCACCGTGCTGCCCGAGCTCAAGCAGGAATGGGGCTCGATCCAGGCGGTGCGGCACGAGGCCGAGCGCCAGCGCCAGCGCATCGAGCATGGCGACTGGGAGCGCGACGCCAGCGTGCTGGAGTTGCGCGACAAGATCCAGCAGGACTACGACGCGCTGGCCGGCGAGACGGCGGCCCGTGCCCGCGAAGTGGCGCGCGCCCGCGAGCTGACCGAGGATGCGCGCGGCGCCTATATCGCCAAGCTGCGCGCCACGGTGCGCAGCTATGGCCAGAACGTGAAGCGGCTGGGCGAGCTGTCGGGCATCCATGTCGAGGTCGATATGCCGCATCTGGACAACGATGACGCGGTGCTGGCCAACGCCGGCCTGGTGGCGCGTTTCGACTTCGACCAGAAGGGCATGATGGGCCTGAACGACGGCGAGGCTTCGGGCGGCCAGCAGGTGATGAAGTCGCTGATCCTGCTGATCGGCCTGATGATGGACGAGAGCAATCCGTCGGGCTTCGTCTTCATCGACGAGCCGTTCGCCCACCTCGACGTACTCAACATCGACAAGGTCGGCGCCTTCCTCAAGGCGACCCAGGCGCAGTACCTGATCACTACGCCGCTGACCCACAATCTCAATGCCTTCGCGCCGAGCGAGCTGACCTTATGTACCTATAAGAAGCGGCCGAGCGAGCGCTGGGCGCCGATCATCACCCAGACCCGGCGCCGCACCGACGCCAGCCGGCCGCGCTGA
- a CDS encoding pilus assembly protein PilM, whose translation MNLDFLKPKSPPLIGVDISTSAVKMVELSEAGKHLTIERYVIEPLPKDAVADGNMANLDAVGEAVKRAWRVLGTRVKNVALALPAAAVITKKITVPAGQSETELELQVETEANQYIPFSLDEVNLDFQVLGPSMATADEVEVLIAASRKEKVEDRVAAVEAAGLKALVMDVESFATQAAYELIAKQLPDAGAGQTVAVIDIGAALMHINVLRDGQQIYSREQAFGGNQLTQDIQRKFNLSSEEAEAAKRNGGLPDNYEPEVLQPFMDSLAIEISRALQFFFTSTQYNSVDHILLAGGCSVIPGLDEVVASRTQVSTMIANPFLNMTQASRVKTRQLLLDAPSLLIACGLAMRRFDS comes from the coding sequence TTGAATCTAGATTTCCTAAAGCCGAAATCCCCTCCGCTTATTGGTGTCGACATCAGCACATCAGCGGTCAAAATGGTTGAATTGTCGGAAGCCGGTAAGCATTTGACGATTGAACGCTATGTGATCGAGCCTTTGCCCAAAGACGCCGTGGCAGATGGCAACATGGCGAATCTAGACGCGGTTGGTGAGGCCGTCAAGCGTGCTTGGCGAGTGCTCGGAACCCGCGTCAAGAACGTTGCATTGGCCTTGCCGGCCGCTGCTGTAATCACCAAAAAGATCACGGTTCCCGCCGGGCAATCGGAAACCGAACTCGAGTTGCAAGTCGAGACCGAAGCGAATCAGTACATCCCCTTTTCGCTCGATGAAGTGAATCTGGATTTCCAGGTTCTCGGACCGTCCATGGCGACGGCGGACGAAGTCGAGGTATTAATTGCGGCTTCGCGCAAGGAAAAGGTCGAAGACCGGGTCGCCGCCGTGGAGGCCGCCGGCCTCAAGGCGCTGGTGATGGACGTCGAGTCCTTCGCCACCCAGGCTGCCTACGAATTGATCGCGAAGCAGCTGCCCGATGCCGGTGCGGGCCAGACGGTGGCCGTCATCGATATCGGTGCGGCGCTGATGCATATCAATGTCCTGCGCGATGGGCAGCAGATCTATTCACGCGAGCAGGCTTTCGGCGGCAACCAGCTGACGCAGGATATCCAGCGCAAATTCAATCTGTCCTCGGAAGAAGCCGAGGCTGCAAAGCGTAATGGCGGCCTGCCCGACAATTACGAACCGGAAGTATTGCAGCCCTTCATGGATTCCCTGGCGATCGAAATCTCCAGAGCGCTGCAATTCTTCTTCACTTCGACTCAATACAATTCGGTTGACCATATCCTGCTCGCGGGCGGGTGCAGCGTCATTCCCGGCTTGGACGAGGTCGTGGCGAGCCGTACGCAAGTGAGCACGATGATTGCGAATCCCTTCTTGAACATGACCCAGGCGAGCCGGGTCAAGACGAGGCAGCTGCTGCTGGACGCGCCATCGCTGCTGATTGCCTGTGGTCTGGCGATGCGGAGGTTTGATTCATGA
- a CDS encoding PilN domain-containing protein → MIRINLLPHREQKRKARLQRFIVVSLLACGIGVAIVVAAYLALTAQIAMQDERNAFLDGENAKLDKQIAEIETLKKERQLLLDRKKVVERLQSSRAETVQILDQLVRQMPEGIYLKDVKQTGDLLTLTGYAQSSARVSTLMRSLNDSAVFEQPNLIEIKASLVNAQRLNEFNLNVKITREVEGSADSQSAAGQKKGN, encoded by the coding sequence ATGATTCGCATTAACCTACTGCCGCATCGGGAGCAGAAACGCAAGGCGCGGTTGCAGCGCTTCATCGTCGTTTCGCTGCTGGCCTGCGGTATCGGCGTGGCGATCGTGGTGGCGGCCTACCTGGCGCTGACCGCCCAGATCGCGATGCAGGACGAGCGCAATGCTTTCCTCGACGGGGAAAATGCCAAGCTCGACAAGCAGATCGCCGAAATCGAGACGCTCAAGAAGGAACGGCAGCTGCTGCTGGATCGGAAGAAGGTCGTCGAACGGCTGCAGTCGAGCCGTGCCGAGACGGTCCAGATCCTGGACCAGCTGGTGCGGCAGATGCCCGAGGGGATCTACCTCAAGGACGTCAAGCAGACCGGTGATCTGCTTACGCTGACCGGTTATGCGCAATCGAGCGCGCGCGTGTCGACGCTGATGCGCAGCCTCAACGATTCCGCCGTGTTCGAGCAGCCGAACCTGATCGAAATCAAGGCTTCCCTCGTGAATGCCCAGCGTCTGAACGAGTTCAACCTGAACGTCAAGATCACGCGCGAAGTGGAAGGCTCGGCCGATTCGCAGAGCGCAGCTGGCCAGAAGAAAGGCAATTGA
- a CDS encoding LexA family protein: MLIPIKGDSMIDAGIHPGDLAVVERRAAANVGDIVVAIVDDEFTLKTLAREAGQFVLQPANPAYPVIRPRGALEIFGVMVGLVRKYRH; encoded by the coding sequence ATGCTGATCCCGATCAAGGGCGATTCGATGATCGACGCCGGCATCCATCCGGGCGACCTGGCCGTGGTCGAACGCCGTGCAGCCGCCAACGTCGGCGACATCGTGGTCGCGATCGTCGACGACGAATTCACCCTCAAGACGCTGGCGCGCGAAGCCGGCCAGTTCGTGCTGCAGCCGGCCAACCCGGCCTACCCGGTCATCCGCCCCCGCGGCGCGCTCGAGATCTTCGGGGTGATGGTGGGGCTGGTGCGTAAATACCGGCACTGA
- a CDS encoding penicillin-binding protein 1A has translation MPRRLLLLTLWTMLTLLILVVAAISILIAVTYPKLPSLETLTDYRPKIPLRIYTADGVQIGEFGEERRAFVPIGKVPTLMKQAILAAEDERFYQHGGVDYIGVVRAALSNLASGHTQSGASTITMQVARNFFLSSEKTFTRKFNEAMLAFKIEHNLTKDQILELYFNQIYLGQRAYGFASAARVYYGKSLDQLSPAEMAMLAGLPKAPSSFNPIVNPSRARLRQQYVLRRMHELQFINDAQYKQATTEQLRTYGSTDAFSVHAEYVAEMARQAIFEKYGENAYSQGLKVFTTVLAAHQSAAYDAARKGVIDYDRRHGYRGPEAYREVPAVKGEGARAAYDELLGEFGSIDALPPALVLSASPQALTVYAKDAGMVEIKGKALAFAARALSDKLPPAQRLRSGSVIRIRNTDDGWQIAQLPQVEAAFVSLDPRDGAIRALVGGFDFGRNHFNRVTQAWRQPGSSFKPFIYSAGIERGFTPATQINDAPLVIDPATIGGQRWEPKNFDGKFAGMMSMRDALTKSKNLVSIRILQAITPAYAQAYISKFGFEAKNHPPYLTMALGRAA, from the coding sequence ATGCCCCGAAGACTGCTTCTGCTTACTCTGTGGACCATGCTCACGCTGTTGATCCTGGTCGTCGCCGCAATCTCGATTCTCATCGCCGTCACCTACCCGAAGCTGCCCTCGCTGGAGACGCTGACCGACTATCGGCCCAAAATCCCGCTGCGGATCTATACCGCCGATGGCGTGCAAATCGGTGAATTCGGCGAGGAGCGCAGGGCGTTCGTGCCAATTGGCAAAGTACCGACGCTGATGAAGCAGGCCATCCTGGCCGCCGAGGATGAGCGCTTCTACCAGCACGGCGGCGTCGACTACATCGGCGTGGTGCGGGCGGCGCTGTCCAATCTGGCGTCCGGCCATACGCAGTCCGGCGCGAGCACGATCACCATGCAGGTCGCGCGCAATTTCTTCCTGTCCAGCGAGAAGACCTTCACCCGCAAATTCAACGAAGCCATGCTCGCCTTTAAGATCGAGCACAATCTGACCAAGGATCAGATCCTCGAGCTTTATTTCAACCAGATTTATCTGGGCCAGCGCGCTTATGGATTCGCTTCCGCCGCCCGGGTGTATTACGGCAAATCGCTGGATCAGCTGAGCCCTGCCGAGATGGCGATGCTGGCCGGCCTGCCCAAGGCGCCATCGAGCTTCAATCCCATCGTCAATCCGTCGCGCGCACGCTTGCGCCAACAATATGTGCTCCGGCGCATGCACGAGCTTCAATTCATCAATGATGCTCAGTACAAGCAGGCCACCACAGAGCAATTGCGCACGTACGGGTCGACCGATGCCTTCTCGGTGCATGCCGAGTACGTCGCCGAAATGGCCCGCCAGGCCATCTTCGAGAAATACGGGGAGAACGCCTACTCCCAGGGACTGAAGGTCTTCACCACCGTGCTCGCCGCCCATCAGAGCGCCGCCTACGACGCCGCGCGCAAGGGTGTGATCGACTATGACCGGCGTCATGGCTATCGAGGCCCGGAGGCTTACCGCGAGGTGCCCGCAGTCAAGGGCGAAGGCGCCCGCGCCGCCTACGATGAACTGCTCGGCGAATTCGGTTCGATCGACGCCCTGCCGCCGGCGCTGGTGTTGAGCGCTAGCCCACAGGCCCTCACCGTGTACGCGAAGGATGCCGGCATGGTGGAAATCAAGGGTAAGGCGCTGGCCTTCGCCGCCCGTGCGCTGAGTGACAAGTTGCCGCCCGCGCAGCGGCTGCGCAGCGGCTCGGTGATCCGGATCCGCAATACCGACGACGGCTGGCAGATTGCCCAACTGCCCCAGGTTGAAGCCGCCTTCGTGTCGCTCGATCCACGCGACGGCGCAATCCGCGCCTTGGTCGGCGGCTTCGATTTCGGCCGCAACCACTTCAATCGGGTCACCCAGGCCTGGCGCCAACCGGGCTCCAGCTTCAAACCCTTCATCTACTCCGCCGGGATCGAGCGAGGCTTCACCCCGGCCACCCAGATCAACGATGCCCCGCTGGTCATCGACCCGGCCACCATCGGCGGGCAGCGCTGGGAGCCGAAGAACTTCGACGGCAAGTTCGCCGGCATGATGTCGATGCGCGATGCGCTGACCAAGTCGAAGAACCTCGTCTCGATCCGCATCCTGCAGGCGATCACCCCTGCATACGCGCAGGCCTATATCAGCAAGTTCGGCTTCGAGGCGAAGAACCACCCGCCCTATCTGACCATGGCACTGGGGCGGGCAGCGTGA
- a CDS encoding pilus assembly protein PilP yields MKKSLLASSLVFFLFGCAGREFDDLKSWMEESTRGMKGKVEPLPEVKPYKPYIYEAFDLVDPFNRSKMEIAKKGGGGLAPNLNRPKESLEAYDLEKLRMVGTLQRGKEISALIQAPDGNLFRVKMGSYMGQNFGMITAITESEITLKEIVEDSSGDWVEKTSTLLLDETESKK; encoded by the coding sequence ATGAAAAAGTCTCTACTTGCTTCCTCGCTGGTTTTTTTCTTGTTCGGATGTGCCGGTCGTGAATTCGATGACCTCAAATCCTGGATGGAAGAGTCGACTCGCGGGATGAAGGGCAAGGTCGAGCCCTTGCCGGAAGTGAAGCCCTATAAGCCTTATATCTATGAGGCTTTCGATTTGGTCGATCCATTCAATCGCAGCAAGATGGAGATCGCCAAGAAGGGCGGCGGCGGGCTTGCGCCGAATTTGAACCGGCCCAAAGAATCGCTCGAGGCATATGACCTGGAGAAATTGCGCATGGTCGGCACGCTGCAGCGCGGCAAGGAGATCAGCGCGCTGATCCAGGCGCCCGATGGCAATCTCTTCAGGGTGAAGATGGGAAGTTATATGGGCCAGAACTTTGGCATGATTACAGCGATCACCGAGTCCGAGATTACCCTGAAAGAGATCGTTGAGGACAGCAGCGGGGATTGGGTAGAGAAGACGAGCACATTGCTGCTTGATGAAACGGAGTCCAAGAAATGA